The nucleotide window TTGACGCGAGTGAGGCCCATGGCGTGATTGTGGTACCAGAGATTGCCGGGGGATTGGACATTGGGGTAGGAGGAGGTCGGAGAAGACCAGGTTGGGCCGGTGGAGCGGAAGCCGGAGGTGAACCAGGAGTTGGGGTTGCCGTCGGAGAAGGGAGGGTGGACGCCGCCGTGGAGATGGACGACGGTGGGGACGCCGCCGGAGGAGGGCATGGCGGTGGGGATGGTGGGATCCCATGGGAGGATATGGTGGGAAGGGAGGTGGTTTTCCCAGGTGACGTCAGTGTGGACCCCACGGAGAGCTTTTATAGTGGGGCCCGGTACGGTCGCTGATTCCTTTGAGAGACCGTACGCGAAGACACGTGTCGCTGGGATATCCCTGTGGAATTTCtggtaataaaaaataaaataaaataaaatatcaactacTTTTTATTCTAAGGTGGCGGCGTTATGTTTTGCGTGTTCTtggttttaatttataaattatttcttttattaatattttatatattattagtgAAAATAATTAGTTATTAGTGCAATCATGTTATTGTATCAAACATATCATTGGTCAATATTATAATGCTACACTGTGAAACAGTTCCcacgtattttttttttttaataaataagtgaGAAGAGCtccatttaaaaaacaaaaatcaagtgATATTTATagtgttaatattttaatacatttgtgttaattttgaacacaaattttgaattcaaactcttaaacaaaaatgaccaatttattataaataaataaattttataagttaaaaatctaattatattatatatatttataaatgatttttttttataatcactgtcgattttaatttaaaaatattctttgcCATAATGAAATTATACTTATAAATACAGACTGACCCAGAGCTTGTCGAACATGCCGATAGTGAGATGACCGGGGACAAGGGAGCCGTCTTTAACACTGAATCCGTGCACTTTGGGCATGATCGGGAGGTCGACGAACATCTTGAGCCGGGATGCATTCAAGAGCTTGTTATCATCGGCCCAAGAGCGTCTCATTGCCATTAACAAGTACATCAAGAAGATAAAAAGCTTGTCCATGGCTCCAAGTTATAAACTAAATGAAGGAGTTAGAGTTGGAGAATGGAAGGGGTGTAGAGAAGTGGAAGCCCTTAAGACGTTTAAATAGGCCTCCGTGTTGTTGAGAAATCGTTAACAGTAAATCATTAATATTGTTTTACTTactttccaaccaaacaaaatagTGAGATTAAATTATATGCCTCACAGTTCCTAACTAAATTTGACATTTtagtaagtatttttttaataattttattttattattgaaatattttcattattttgatatgttagaataatataaatttagattGATTGCTAGAAATATGAGAGCTTTTGGAGTTTTTTTATAATCGTACAATATCTTATAATTTCAAAGTTTACTTTTATAGAATGGTTTTTAGAAAAGTTATGATGTACATGTAAAAAAGttatatagttaaaaaataatatactcAATGGATGAACACATATAATTGAAAAGAGGATATTGAGATGTGCGTTGGATATTATAAAATAactgaataaaaaataagtttacctgaaatagattaaaaatgatatttattgttaataagttaaagaaaaaaaatcgtCTTATAGGTAAATGCCATATAAAGTTAGTAGAAGAACTTTAGATAAATGaccttaaaaaaatagaggtaaatgtaaaatgtttttcatAGAAACTTTATTTAGTAATACGTATGTTTTTAGTTTATCTAATCCTTTAGCTTTtgataaaacattgaagaagaTTCATATAgtcaatttcaaataaataagacTAATGACTTTTATAGTGGTATATATCATAAAAatgactttttaattttaaaatattattattaaaaatatataattttttgtatagGTACAAgtatgattttatattattggacgtgattaattattttaatcattgagTTCATAGAATATATTATTAAGATAGTCTACGTCTTAATTATTTCCACATTAATAATGTCTATGTAtgaaatatcttttatttttaataaaaaaaacatatttttaatgaaacaaaGGTGAGTTATCGGGCGGTAAGCAAGAAAGCTTTGATGCGTGATGTTCACCGAATGACAAAATGACTACAAGTGATTTGACTCTGTTTAAAgcaattgatttgattaatcattaatttttttaaagttatgtttggatttaaaataTCAGCGTGTTCATATGTTATATAAAGTCAGGAATATCATCATGTCAATTTAAATAAGTTCTTtacttaaaaattttgtaacacgctatataattgtttatataaaaaattttcattcctaatCTCATTAGGAATTTGGCATTCTACTtcgaattaaaatcaaacaaaaaaaggggaataaataaaaatagtgatgatgaattatattctcctacttcaaatagaaaagaaaaaaaaaggggagatAAGgattatcctattccaaataaaagtaggggtgtaaatgaaaaaataataatgataaagaagaggaaagagaatatatatatatatatatttatatatttgaagatatatatgcatatatatatattcgttcgtttgaaattaaatatatttgaagatatatatgcatatatatatatatatttaaaaaaatatatatgtgaataataataaaaaaggagagggaaattcataaataaataaataaataaaaaagaagagagattatGGAGAGGGATGggaatttttgaattcaaaatttttttaaaaaaaatctctctccCGGGAGTTGAATATTCTTtggggtgttgaggatttttggggagGCGAAGAAAGAGAGATAGACGGAAGAAAAAAGAGAGGAGAATTTAAAAAGACAAGTGAGAAGGAAGGAGAaagtgaagaaaagaaaagagaggagaGACGAGCAAGGGAGActggaaaaaaagaagagagaaaagatagaggaaagaagaaggaagtagAGGACGTAGAGAAACTTTTAGCAGATAAAAAGGGACGACCTGGAAGGTATCGTAGCTTTGGTTTATCTctcaaaaattaatatgatttttttgcatGTAAAGAGAACCGGATGCCTGTACCCATATTagtatgaattttattttataattattataattttctttttttcttttttttcatgcgTTTAAAGAAAAGTGGATGCACGTACATGCATTTGCCTGGATTCCTTTCtccttctaaaaaaaatatataaaatttctttttcatgcatgtatgcaCATGCATTGTCTTGAATCTCTcctctaaataaaaatatatatatatatatgtagcctggattcctttcttcttctaaaaaaatatatataaaatttcttttcatgcatgtatgcaCATGCATTGTCCTGAATCTCTCcctctaaataaaatatatatatatatatgtagcctggattcctttcttcttctaaaaaaatatatataaaatttcttttcatgcatgtatgcaCATGCATTGCCCTGAATCTCTCcctctaaataaaaatatatacatgtaattGTTTTTCCATGCATTTAAAGAGAGTCATGCACGTGCACGCATCAGatgttttctctcttctttctttcgtGCTCCCTCTCTCTTTCCGTCAAACCCTCGACCATGGATCCCTCTCCCGATCTCTTCGTTAGCAGCGCCAGTGACTCCTCATCATCGGGCATCTCCTCGGCGGACCACGGCTGGCAGAAATTTTTTTTGCGAAGCACTAACGTCACCCGGATCCTCTCCTGCCACTCTAACGGAAAGCTCAAACTTAAGACCGACTAACTTCTCTCTCGGGGCCAGCTTCTCTCAAAGCAATGTGGTGAGGTTCATGTCCGATGATGTGAAGATCTTGTTGGTGAACTAGAACAAATAGATCATCCCCTTACTTCCACAATAGCCTCTCCACTGTCTCATTTCACTTCCTTGCCGGATTCGACATTTTGAAGCCTTTATCATCATCCCACAGGATGAAAGCGATCGCTGCTGATCGGAACCGACCCATTATGCGCTGgtattctcaaaaaaaaaaggaggctCCTTTGATCAAGGTTTGAATTGGTCGCTCCGAAGATCTtgaagcaaatagtagatgatccTTCTGGGACCCCTGAAGCTTCCGTCTTAGAGTCAATGTCCGAGTTTCTCCCATAGATGATCACCGAATCGATTGTCTCTGAGAGTTCTGTCGCACGGCGAGGTGGTAATATGCACAATCTAGACCCCCAACTTCGATCCAGTATGCTCAGAGAAGTTCTCTAGTGAATGCAGCGACAGTTGGAGTACTTGATGCGCAATAAGATGACATTCTTCGATTTGGGCTCTGATTTCTTACTGTAGCTCTTCCATCCACCTTTGATTCCACTGACTACTTCTTTGAGTTTGCTGCAGTTCTACTGGACGGAATAAAGGAAGGGCAGGAAGTGTATGATGGTGAGAGtgtggataatgaagaaggtgATGCTGACTTTAAGCTTAGGATTGAAGAGGCCTTGGATTCCCAATTGTTGGTGTAAGACTTGGTGGTAACTAGTACCACTTGTTTGTTTgttacaatttataaaatttctctcgAATTACACAAAGAGTTttctttgtccaaaaaaaaatggaggagGAGTTTATTGGTGaggggtattttttttttgtaaaaatgaaagggagtaaaaaaagagaagaaggaaaaaaaatatgaaaaaatggaaaaaaaaaagaaaaaaaaatatatgaaaggaTGAGTTAAAAAgtgagtaaaagaaaaaaatgaggaaaaagtgaaggatgaatttgagtgggggtattttggtaattttatttttgtaaggccttctatataaaaaaattctatgaaatttctctcattccaccacgAGCTTTCGACTTTATCTTGAGAATgtagaatttctatgaaatttctctcattccacctgagcttttggctttttcttgggaatcgagaaatttttttcatgatttctccATTCCACCATGAGCCTTGGCTTTTTCTCGGGAAtcgagaatttctatgaaatttctctcattccacctcgaAGCTTCTTTCTTGGGagtaacgagaatttctataaaatttctcaATTCCACCCTCaagccttggctttcttggggtaacgagaaatttttcatgatttctctcattccaccatgaagccttggcttttcttggggtaacgagaatttctatgaaatttctctcattccacctgaagATTCGGGCTTTTTCTTGGGGAATCGagaatttctataaaaatttctctaattccaccttgagctttggctttcttggggtaacgagaaaattttcatattttctctaattccaccttgagctttggctttcttggggtaacgagaaaaattttcatattttctctaattccaccgtgAAGCTTTGGCTCTCTTAGGATAACGAGAAAGTTtgtatattttctctaattccaccttgagcttcggcttttcttggggtaacgagaaatttttcatgatttctctcattccaccttgaagccttggctttcttggggtaacgagaaatttttcatgaaatttctctcattccaccttggaGTCTTGACTTCctaggggtaacgagaaatttttcataaatttctctcattccaccttgaagtctcgaCTTTctaggggtaacgagaaattttcataatttctctaattccaccttgaagtcttgacactcttggggtaaagagaaatcttttcataaaaaaaatcaaaccctttcttcaagctcactttgaggtctcttgacgctcattggagtaaaaaagtgaaatgaaaagaaaagtaaaaaaaaattccttgaagtgataaaaaaaatgaaatgaaaagttcacaaaaaaatatctcccatcaacacttataaaaaaaaaagaaaaaaaaagttgacaAAGATTTCTTAAAGTTCACTTGGAGGTCTTTTGATACCCGTTGGAGTGAAAAGAGATGCaatgaaaagtacaaaaatctttttcttgaaacgaaaggaagagtaaaaaaaatgaagatttcaCAGAGAggaaaaaatgatgatggataaaaaaaatgaatgaaaattttcataaaaagaagaaaaaatgtttctcgtcaacactcattgaaaaaaagttgagTTAGCAAAAGATTTTTCCTAAGCTCATTATGAGGTCTCTAAAAAAAATGAGCTTGAGGTTCACtttaaaatcaagtcaaaattatcaagttaatgacctaaccatgctaaaggtcacgacttaaaaaaaaataaaatatatataatcaaatggtcaaggctcaaaagcattgaagagctaagacctaaatgcatcatgtaaacgacaaatgcaactctgaagttttAAGGTACTAAGAAGccaaagacttgaggagtttcacaagtcaaggagttggagattttacaagcgcaaagagccaaagtcttcaacgataaaagaagcaaaagtggcCAAGTAGGCAGCTCGTAAATGTAAAGTGGTCGCAGCTTGGACTAAGCTATGTTTCAAGACATaaatccacataaaaaaaagggaaatcgaggagagctacatccacaaagctaaaaggatcttcTGACACACTTTCAGTATAGGAGCTAAGAGCGccagctaaaaaaataaatttttgaagagcatgataaaaatagctctttttaaaaaaaaatctcttgttaagctctcttagagGATAGCTCTCtacttttgtattcttgtctatgatcatgtattcgcatgcatctttgaaattaaatataaaaaaaattatcatgtttatttagttaattctcattcacacttgtttcttaatcggaggttctcatgacattgtctggggtaattaatattaggggcttgcccctaataggagttatgaacccgcaatcatctgaaatataaaaaaaattaaattttgatttgtgatccatgcttttcaaccggtcataccctaattaaaggccgggtggaaagaaaggagcccacaataaTATTTGGAATACTGGCATGTTAATTAGTATAAGTTTTTTGTGTAAAAGTTTTGTCAATTTAAATAAGTTCTTTACGTAAAAATTTTGTAGCACGCTATATAATATTTGGAATACTAGTACGCTATATAATATTTGGAATACTGGCATGTCAATTAGTATAAGTTTTTTGTGTAAAAGTTTTATAAACCACTGAAAAGATGGGTTTAAACTTTTCTTCACGCTTTAATGTGTGATATTCATGAAATGGCAAAAGGACTCAAGTGgcataattttgtttaaatcaattgatttgattgaaaattttcaaatatacgttttggatttaaaaataacagcGTGTTCATATGTTATATAATGCTTGGAATATTAGCATGTTATTTGACATAAAATTTTGTGTAAAGTTGTTGTGTCCCATTAAAAAAATGGGTTTAAACCTCCGTTCATGCATGCAGAGTGAGTATATAGATGCTTAttcactttgtaaaaaaaaaattatttagaatgccataattatttaaaaaaatatatcttataacaaattaattaatgaagatactgattaataattaaatttagcaaaataaataaataaataagtcattagatttttcatctatattctcataataatcaatatataattaagaattgcatttgaaatattattatttataaattaatatcgattgaagaactattttttcttttgatgacaaCAGTGGGTAGAGAAGGGGTTGTTCATAActagcttataaaaaaaaactatttttcagtttttttttacaatttctgcttttgcagaaaagccaatataaacaactttttttgaatTCAGAATTGCTTAAATACTTCTGGGTTTTCCAGAAGTTAATTCAAACAAGTCCTAAGTATAAGCTTTGTGGTTTAGGATTTGTTTGGAGTAGTTTTTTGAAAATCCCagaagtatttttgttataaattaaatatttttttgttcagAAAAACTTGTTTATATTggtctttctaaaaaaaaacagaagttgataaaaaaaaaacaaaaaaaatgttttttcaaaagctagtcgTGTAATATTTTTGGGAAAAGCACTTGTGAGAAGCTGTGCCAAactaaaaaatcacaaaaaaataattaatttactcCGAGAAGTTCTTTTCAAAAAATCCTTCAACcaaacttaaacaaaaaacacttttttataAGCCAATCCAAAAAAAACCTTAGTCTCTTTTTATCTTGAAATTTTGAATACATGAAAATTGGTTGCGCGTtagtatttgtatatttttatgcaATCAAGAATTTTTGCCTAGGAAACAAAAATTACACCATAACATTattcattttctaaatatatgtaAAGAAAGTCAGACAACAGGGCCATTGTGACTTAAAATGCTTAAATGTTTCACTTTGAACACACTCACACACATTATTAACCCAAAATATCAATCACAGTACaatagatgatgatgatctttaTGGCTTGAGTTTCAATGGTCTCATCATGGCATTGTCTTCATGGTCCAATATCTGCATTTTTCAAATACATTAATGACAAACACTCCACAAACATAGTGAGGCATACAAAGTCTAACCTACCACTAAATTTAGTTGTATTCATAATTAATCAAGCACTTATaatcaataattcaaaatttattaattttgacttTTCCTTCCTAGCGACCAGTCAAaccaaatttttattatgtagttAAGCTAACAAGAGTGGATTTTCACTTttccaattaaataaataattgattataatgTTCCCATAGTAACACATTAAATGAAATATAAGCATTTACATGCCGTGTAAATTaaaattcacattttttttaaatctattattattaattgtgttTAACCTAcaatttatatagttatataattattattataattatcttatttataTGGTATATAAGtgcatatttgaaaaaaagggaaaaaaagaaactcACGTGACAGTGGTAAACGTAACCCGGTTCAGCGGTGGCATCGAACGGGTACGTCGTATTCCCCGGTCCAAGTAACTTGAACCGAACCAACATCGTAGTCACGAACCCGGGTTGAGCCTTGAACACGTTCTTCCAACCCCTCTCATGCTTCGCCACCTTATCCTTTTTACCAACCGCATGATCATCCACGTGGCATTTGATCGCGTCGTTCAACCTGGTCATGCAATCCTTGAACTTCTCCAGCTCCAAAATCTCGCGTTGCTCCAGCACTGATAAGTGGGCCAGGTGTATGTGCAGCGGGTGATTGTCATCCGTTAGATTGATCACGTGCCAGATCTCGGACGTTCCTGACTTCGGCGTCTCCGTCGCCGGCTCTTCGTATGCTTTGCCGTTGAGATAGAGATGAGTCGGTTCATCGCTCGGGGTCGTGTACTCGTACATCGTGATGTAGCGCGTTTTCACAGCGCTTTGCATCGAGGGTTTGGGGAAGCGGAGGAGATGTCTCGGGATCCGTGACGGATCGGGAGATCTCTGCCGTTCGATCACGAATTTCATCACTTTGCTGTTGATCTCATCGACGGGGTCGCCGGAAGGGAACGGATACTTCGCGTGGTTGAGGAGGATCGCGGAGTCGGTCGGCGAGTCGGAGAAGTCAACGATGACATCGGCGATCTCGGATGGGGCGAGGAGGAAGCCGGTGGTCTTAACGGGTTTGGGGAGGTAGGTGGAGTCGGATCCGATATGGAAGAAGGGGAGAGCgttggagaaggagaagcggAAGAAGCGAGCGTTGCTGGCGTTGAGGATCCGGAAGCGGTAGCGGCGGCGCTGGACATGGAGACGAGGCCAGGCCTTGCCGTTGACGATGATGGCGTCGCCGAAGTACTCGGGTTGCCATTCAGGGTGGATCGAAGGGTTGTTGCCGGTGGAGTTCATGTAGATGGAGCCGTCGGTTCGGAAGCTGCGATCGAAGACGATGAGGTTGAGATCGAAAGGGGAGGAAGGGAGGGGAAGGGGTGATTCGAGGGAGGGATCGCGGAGGATGTAAGCACCGATAAGGCCGGCGAGGAGGTTGACGCGGGTGAGGCCCATGGCGTGGTCGTGGTACCAGAGATTGCCGGGGGGTTGGACATTGGGGTAGGAGGAGGTCGGAGAAGACCAGGTGGGGCCGGTGGAGTGGAAGCCGGAGGTGAACCAGGAGTTGGAGTTGCCGTCGGAGAAGGGAGGGTGGACGCCGCCGTGGAGGTGGACGACGGTGGGAACGCCCCCGGAGGAGGGTTTGGCGGTGGGGATGGTGGGATCCCATGGGAGGATATGGCGGGAAGGGAGGTGGTTCTCCCAAGTGATGTCTGTGTGGACCCCGCGGCGAGCTTCGATTGTGGGGCCCGGCACCGTCGCTGATTCCTTTGAGAGGCCGTACGCGAAGACACGTGTCGCTGGGAGATCCCTGTGGAATTTctgattataaaaaataacgaATTAGTTCTTAATTTCTTATtcgaaacttttttttttatctaaaagtatttaaagaattaaagaataaagaaagttatttaaaataattattataatattcaaaCTTTGTTTGTTCTGTCACGTGAGTGTGGGGTGAagctttttattaaattatttgaaaaacgACATGATTGTATTATCAATAATTTagaaactatttattttatcaatattttaatataaaatttttaaaaataatcacacAGTGCACTACTTTTTGTGTATCAAACAAAACATTCCTACTAGGAGTATCAACTACAcattaaattagttaaaatacctttatttctttttaatgataaatgCAATAATCCCACGGTGATGAGAGACTAAAAAATAGTGTATCAAAGAGACTTTTTACATtcactttatttttcatattttaatttaagtgaaattttaaatagtGTATCAAAGAGATTAAGTATTGCAGCATTAGCCAAATGTGATGAGAgactcaaaaataaattttactgAGATTTTCTTTGGAGTAATAaggacaaaataaaaattcaaatacagTTCAATTTTTGAACTAATGTTAAATCTCACCTAATACGAACTGTAGCGTAATTCAACTTTAAATTAGTCAATCAAGACTTGAACATTCAGTCAACGAAGGATTTAACtaagaataatatatttaaatataatttaaacaaaacaacaactaaAGTGTGAGTAACACCAcaattttttacatatatatatatatatatatatatgttaaaaccaaaaaatatatatatatatataattttttacaaaaaaaaaaaaactgaaattgaTTGATGTAACACCACAATTTTTCTATTGAATTAATAAAGCAACAATGTTAGTATTCCACTTTTATCCACAAATCGcatcaaaatccaaacaaaaatctGAGAACAAACTCCAATTCCaagattaattttaaaaaatacaaaaaataaaaaataaaaaacctccCACAAAATCCAATCAAAAGACGAAACATTGCAacgaaattttgttttttttgttttaattcaaaatattctTCAATCATCCTATGAAATCGGAATCCAGACGGACACTGCCCGTGAGATCGCCGGAAAagttagagagagaaagagagagaaagggcaGAGACACTGACCCAAAGCTTCTGGAACATGCCGATGGTGAGGTTTCCAGGGACAAGGGCACCATCATCTCTGACGCTGAATCCTTGCACTTTGGGCATGATCGGAAGATCGTCGACGAACATCTCGAGCTTGGACGGACTTAAGAGCTTGTTATCATCGCCCCAAGAGCTTCTCATCGCCATTAACAATGATATCAACAAGATAAGAAGCCTCTCCATGGCTCCAAGCTTCAGCCAAAGTGGAGAAGGAGAGGGAGAGACGAAGAGAATGGAAGGGGCTTGGAGAAGGGGCAGCCGTCCAGGGTTTATATTGGCCTCACATTGAGAAAGCTCTAATCGAAAATTTTTTAGGGAttttttagggattttttttctaatcccTGAAAACACAATGAAATTAGTTTTGTAAGTCATAGTCCCTCTTTAATTATTGCTCCACTGtctaactaaatataaattttttaataattttatttatatatataatttattaaattgtctaaatgatttttattttttaaatttgttattgttaggaaaaaatttatatttaatgtgtATACGAGTataattttgtattgtttaaggtggttatttattgttatcattgaatttatatatatagtatttatgttttgatgTGGTCCTTAGGATGGACTATGATCTATTCTTATGTTCACATTATTGATGTCTttgtatgaaatatttttatagtttttttttaaatactgagtttattgcttttcatgaaaaaaaaatagataatttttttaaatgtatattttaaCTTGAAAACTTGAAAAGtgttatttttctctctcaacACGCATCATGATTGATTacactattaaaaaaaacaattacgTACATAAATTTAGACCGAGCAACCGAGCAactacattattaaaaaaaataataacatgtgCAAATATAAACCAAGTAAGAATTGGGTCTATGTACACTAGGACATCAGAATTATAGCTATACAACAATTATTTAtactcttaaaaatatatttttatttataaattaaactttCATTACTTggcaaaaaaattttacaaggacTTGGATACAAATATTACTCTTGGTCATTGGTAAACTTCAAAAAAACGTATTACtatggcatatttttttttgaaaatgaaacCAATGGGGTTGCAAGCAGCTAAGCAAGAATCTAGACTTTAATGTGTGTGGTGACCACTAGTTGACTAAATTCTTAGTGGGCTTCTGTGGGGTTCCGATGTTGGTGATGAGAAAACAACCGCAGgtgatgtgatttttttaattaattttattttattttatttgtttgtatttcatTCTCAACCTAAATTAAagacaattttttaataaaataattaaaattttaacaaccatacatataatttttgtgATTAATGATCAAAATAAGTAGAAAATAATTGAgtcatgatttaaaaaaaaagcttttattataaaa belongs to Dioscorea cayenensis subsp. rotundata cultivar TDr96_F1 chromosome 17, TDr96_F1_v2_PseudoChromosome.rev07_lg8_w22 25.fasta, whole genome shotgun sequence and includes:
- the LOC120280732 gene encoding multicopper oxidase LPR1-like codes for the protein MERLLILLISLLMAMRSSWGDDNKLLSPSKLEMFVDDLPIMPKVQGFSVRDDGALVPGNLTIGMFQKLWKFHRDLPATRVFAYGLSKESATVPGPTIEARRGVHTDITWENHLPSRHILPWDPTIPTAKPSSGGVPTVVHLHGGVHPPFSDGNSNSWFTSGFHSTGPTWSSPTSSYPNVQPPGNLWYHDHAMGLTRVNLLAGLIGAYILRDPSLESPLPLPSSPFDLNLIVFDRSFRTDGSIYMNSTGNNPSIHPEWQPEYFGDAIIVNGKAWPRLHVQRRRYRFRILNASNARFFRFSFSNALPFFHIGSDSTYLPKPVKTTGFLLAPSEIADVIVDFSDSPTDSAILLNHAKYPFPSGDPVDEINSKVMKFVIERQRSPDPSRIPRHLLRFPKPSMQSAVKTRYITMYEYTTPSDEPTHLYLNGKAYEEPATETPKSGTSEIWHVINLTDDNHPLHIHLAHLSVLEQREILELEKFKDCMTRLNDAIKCHVDDHAVGKKDKVAKHERGWKNVFKAQPGFVTTMLVRFKLLGPGNTTYPFDATAEPGYVYHCHILDHEDNAMMRPLKLKP